A single Pseudodesulfovibrio aespoeensis Aspo-2 DNA region contains:
- a CDS encoding YbaB/EbfC family nucleoid-associated protein, producing MRNMNEMIRQAQVMQRKMSQKQDELKAMIVEASSGGGMVTVRVTGGQEVVAVVIEPSVVESGDVEMLQDLVLTAANEALKKSKELMEKELSSVTGGLNIPGMF from the coding sequence ATGAGAAATATGAACGAGATGATTCGTCAGGCGCAGGTCATGCAGCGCAAGATGAGCCAGAAGCAGGATGAACTGAAAGCCATGATCGTCGAGGCGTCGAGCGGCGGCGGCATGGTCACGGTCAGGGTCACGGGCGGCCAGGAGGTGGTCGCGGTGGTCATCGAGCCGAGTGTGGTGGAGTCCGGCGACGTTGAGATGCTTCAGGACCTGGTGCTGACCGCGGCCAACGAGGCGCTCAAGAAATCCAAGGAACTCATGGAGAAGGAACTCTCCTCGGTCACCGGCGGGTTGAACATCCCTGGCATGTTCTAG
- the dnaX gene encoding DNA polymerase III subunit gamma/tau: MSTSNLTAKYRPQTFAEVAGQEAIKAILSRAAEQNRIAPAYLFSGTRGVGKTTLARIFAKALNCANAPTAEPCNQCSNCRQITAGVAVDVIEIDGASNRGIDDARRLKEDIGYAPVECRYKVFIIDEAHMLTKEAFNALLKTLEEPPPRATFIMATTEPHKFPATIVSRCQHYTFKMLSQQALVEHLEKLMNAEALQYEPGALQIIAKRGAGSVRDSMSLLGQALAIGEDVLREESVRGFLGLAGQDVFFRLMEAMHARDLVAVGMVLRQVLDQGLDLGFFLRELTTCWRNMFLLRQAGPDALPLLGFSGEEASTWMDWAGKFAPAHIHACWQMTLDGQRKVMTSLEPALALELLLLNLTSLPDLINLEAMTGPMTGPVTGTGSAAGQGGGQTLPRPPLAQQPGSPPPAAGGQRFAPQPPRQAPPRQAGQPAMPQAPRQSQQGNGRDSSGNEPSGTEPSGGPDDPRPGHGASPRTMAPAAQEPAPPSYDDGPPDDSDCPDIQDVREAGVWTETGDAPSPPSALSKGPAAPVARPSGPRDWAGFLDFVAERNGQAGVRVAMLRLTEGRVGDDTLVIRCKSRMHCSQLSENTTLSALGILTREYFGPKVEVRVETGDIAVPKTDRQLQEEAENHPGVLKVMETFSAQMLSVGHRRQ; this comes from the coding sequence ATGAGCACATCGAATCTGACCGCCAAATACCGTCCCCAGACCTTTGCCGAGGTGGCCGGGCAGGAGGCCATCAAGGCGATCCTCTCCAGGGCCGCGGAGCAGAACAGGATCGCCCCGGCCTATCTCTTTTCCGGCACGCGCGGGGTGGGCAAGACCACCCTCGCCCGCATCTTTGCCAAGGCCCTCAACTGCGCCAATGCGCCCACGGCAGAGCCGTGCAACCAGTGCTCCAACTGCCGGCAGATCACCGCCGGAGTGGCCGTGGATGTCATCGAGATCGACGGCGCGTCCAACCGCGGCATCGACGACGCCCGCCGTCTCAAGGAAGACATCGGCTACGCGCCGGTGGAGTGCCGCTACAAGGTCTTCATCATCGACGAGGCGCACATGTTGACCAAGGAGGCGTTCAACGCGCTGCTCAAGACCCTTGAGGAGCCGCCACCGCGCGCCACCTTCATCATGGCCACCACCGAGCCGCACAAGTTTCCGGCCACCATCGTCAGCCGCTGCCAGCACTACACCTTCAAGATGCTCTCCCAGCAGGCGCTGGTGGAGCATCTGGAAAAGCTCATGAACGCCGAGGCACTGCAATACGAGCCGGGCGCGCTCCAGATCATCGCCAAGCGCGGCGCGGGCAGCGTGCGCGACTCCATGTCGCTGCTCGGCCAGGCTCTGGCCATAGGCGAGGACGTGCTGCGCGAGGAGAGTGTGCGCGGTTTTCTCGGACTGGCCGGGCAGGATGTCTTCTTTCGGCTCATGGAGGCCATGCACGCCCGCGATCTCGTGGCCGTGGGCATGGTTCTGCGCCAGGTGCTCGACCAGGGGCTCGACCTCGGGTTCTTCCTGCGCGAGCTGACCACCTGCTGGCGCAACATGTTCCTGCTGCGCCAGGCCGGGCCGGACGCGCTGCCCCTGCTCGGATTCTCCGGCGAGGAGGCCTCCACCTGGATGGACTGGGCCGGAAAGTTCGCGCCCGCGCACATCCACGCCTGCTGGCAGATGACCCTGGACGGCCAGCGCAAGGTCATGACCAGCCTCGAACCCGCCCTGGCGCTCGAACTGCTGCTGCTCAACCTGACCAGCCTGCCGGACCTGATCAATCTCGAAGCCATGACCGGCCCCATGACCGGCCCCGTGACCGGCACTGGGTCGGCAGCGGGGCAGGGGGGCGGCCAGACCCTGCCGCGCCCGCCTTTGGCACAGCAGCCCGGTTCGCCGCCGCCTGCGGCTGGCGGCCAGCGGTTCGCGCCACAGCCGCCGCGTCAGGCCCCGCCCCGGCAGGCGGGACAGCCCGCAATGCCCCAGGCGCCCAGGCAGAGCCAGCAGGGGAACGGACGGGATTCGTCCGGCAACGAGCCGTCCGGAACCGAACCGTCCGGAGGCCCGGACGACCCTCGACCCGGACACGGAGCCTCGCCCCGGACCATGGCCCCTGCGGCACAGGAGCCTGCGCCGCCCTCCTACGACGACGGCCCGCCTGACGACAGCGACTGCCCGGATATTCAGGATGTACGGGAGGCCGGGGTCTGGACTGAGACGGGTGACGCCCCGTCGCCGCCTTCGGCTCTGTCGAAGGGGCCTGCCGCGCCCGTGGCCCGGCCATCAGGCCCGCGCGACTGGGCCGGATTCCTCGATTTCGTGGCCGAGCGCAACGGGCAGGCCGGGGTCAGGGTGGCCATGCTCCGCCTGACCGAGGGCCGGGTGGGCGACGACACGCTGGTGATCCGCTGCAAATCGCGGATGCACTGCTCACAACTCTCTGAAAATACGACGCTTTCAGCCTTGGGTATCCTGACCAGGGAATATTTCGGCCCCAAGGTTGAAGTTCGGGTGGAAACAGGCGATATTGCCGTCCCCAAGACGGACAGGCAGCTTCAGGAAGAGGCCGAAAACCATCCGGGCGTGCTCAAGGTGATGGAAACCTTCAGCGCCCAGATGCTCTCGGTCGGACACCGCAGGCAGTAA
- the recR gene encoding recombination mediator RecR, translating to MQNIPGPLREVVEQLSSLPGVGPKSALRMALTLLKMPRERANGVGQAILDLRENLCLCEECACLAEASPCAICADPSRETDQLCVVPEWDALLAMEDMGVFRGRYLVLGGLLSPLDGVSPANLETDRLRRHLRAGHVRELILALGATLDAEATASFIKNMVGADFSGITVSRLAQGIPMGGEVKFMDRETLRQSLVHRQKV from the coding sequence TTGCAGAATATTCCCGGCCCGCTCAGGGAGGTGGTGGAGCAGCTCTCCAGCCTCCCCGGAGTCGGCCCCAAGTCGGCCCTGCGCATGGCGCTGACCCTGCTCAAGATGCCGCGCGAGCGCGCCAACGGCGTGGGCCAGGCCATCCTCGACCTGCGCGAGAACCTCTGCCTGTGCGAGGAGTGCGCCTGTCTGGCCGAGGCCAGCCCCTGCGCCATCTGCGCGGACCCGAGCCGCGAGACGGACCAGCTCTGCGTGGTTCCCGAGTGGGACGCGCTTCTGGCCATGGAGGACATGGGCGTGTTCCGGGGCCGCTATCTGGTCCTGGGCGGCCTGCTGTCGCCTCTTGATGGCGTGTCTCCGGCCAACCTGGAGACCGACCGGCTGCGCCGCCATCTGCGCGCCGGGCATGTCAGGGAGCTGATCCTGGCCCTGGGCGCGACGCTCGACGCCGAGGCCACGGCCTCGTTCATCAAGAACATGGTCGGGGCGGATTTTTCCGGCATCACGGTCAGCCGTCTGGCCCAGGGAATCCCCATGGGCGGCGAGGTCAAGTTCATGGACCGGGAGACGCTTCGGCAATCCCTGGTCCACAGGCAGAAAGTGTGA
- the recD2 gene encoding SF1B family DNA helicase RecD2, with amino-acid sequence MSDEQLTFLSGAEVQSVVYHNKENGYAIARCRMRDEPGQFSIVGTMGELSAGSTLDLHGVWTTHPKFGRQFEVRTFEQARPATENGVIRFLQSSIKGVGEKTATRLVEAFGVAVLDLLDDDPEQLLSIKGISKNKLTDIIDSWSRQREIKNLLVFLQTHGVPTTFAGKIFHLHGAQAERKLRVNPYDLAYEIRGVGFRTADQMAMKLGFAPDCAQRLEAAIVYALFTSCERSGHLFIPKDTLLSDVARMLDTSDYDRLELALYSLEEKKRVRIENLPEQGVSDAVYLMHFYHYENEITQRLYQLVSHPTPVSRKKIDKTLPLVEDKLGFKLSDEQRRAVFEACSNKVFIITGGPGTGKTTITKAIMLTLKELGLTVKQAAPTGRAAKRMTEATGHPAHTVHRLLQYQPDGGFHYCEDQKLKADVLVIDEASMVDAHLFVSILRSLPHTCRLILVGDVNQLPSVGPGNVLADLINSERVPCAVLTHIFRQAQESFIVVNAHRINSGQFPRQHPCQAPEADFFWIPQEDSAKVQKLILDSVCERIPERYGLDPRRDIQVLTPMHKGDVGTQALNAALQARLNPPGPHVRELKRKFATYRAGDRVIQLKNNYDKEVFNGDLGWIVDVDTEAQELLVEFDGNNVQFEAGELDELGLAYAVSVHKSQGSEYTAVVMPIVTQHYMLLQRNLLYTGLTRARELAVLIGSERAFQIGLNNATAGQRNTNLAYRLRNMFTQNRLV; translated from the coding sequence ATGAGCGACGAACAGTTGACCTTCCTCTCCGGCGCAGAGGTGCAGTCCGTCGTCTACCACAACAAGGAGAACGGCTACGCCATCGCCCGCTGCCGTATGCGCGACGAGCCGGGCCAGTTCTCCATCGTGGGCACCATGGGCGAGTTGAGCGCCGGGTCCACCCTGGACCTGCACGGCGTCTGGACCACGCATCCCAAGTTCGGGCGACAGTTCGAGGTGCGCACCTTTGAGCAGGCCCGGCCCGCCACTGAGAACGGGGTCATCCGATTCCTGCAATCCTCCATCAAGGGAGTGGGCGAGAAGACCGCGACGAGGCTGGTGGAGGCCTTTGGCGTGGCCGTGCTCGACCTGCTCGACGACGACCCGGAGCAGCTCCTGTCCATCAAGGGCATCTCCAAAAACAAGCTCACGGACATCATCGACTCCTGGAGCCGCCAGCGCGAGATCAAGAACCTGCTCGTCTTTCTTCAGACCCACGGCGTGCCGACCACCTTTGCCGGGAAGATATTCCACCTGCACGGTGCCCAGGCCGAGCGCAAGCTGCGCGTCAACCCCTATGACCTGGCTTACGAGATTCGCGGAGTGGGCTTTCGCACCGCGGACCAGATGGCCATGAAGCTCGGCTTTGCCCCGGACTGCGCCCAGCGGCTGGAGGCGGCCATCGTCTACGCCCTGTTCACCTCCTGCGAGCGCAGCGGGCACCTGTTCATTCCCAAGGACACGCTGCTCTCGGACGTGGCCCGGATGCTCGACACCTCGGACTACGACAGGCTGGAGCTGGCGCTCTATTCGCTGGAGGAGAAGAAGCGGGTCCGCATTGAGAACCTGCCCGAGCAGGGCGTGTCGGACGCGGTCTATCTGATGCATTTCTACCACTATGAGAACGAGATCACCCAGCGGCTTTACCAGCTCGTCAGCCATCCCACGCCCGTGAGCCGCAAGAAGATCGACAAGACCCTGCCCCTGGTGGAGGACAAGCTCGGCTTCAAGCTCTCGGACGAGCAGCGCCGGGCGGTCTTCGAGGCGTGCAGCAACAAGGTCTTCATCATCACCGGCGGGCCGGGCACGGGCAAGACCACCATCACCAAGGCCATCATGCTCACCCTTAAGGAGCTGGGCCTCACGGTCAAGCAGGCGGCCCCCACGGGCCGGGCGGCCAAGCGCATGACCGAGGCCACGGGCCATCCGGCCCACACGGTCCACCGGCTGCTCCAGTATCAGCCCGACGGCGGCTTTCACTACTGCGAGGATCAGAAGCTCAAGGCGGACGTGCTGGTCATCGACGAGGCGAGCATGGTGGACGCGCACCTGTTCGTGTCCATCCTGCGCTCCCTGCCGCATACCTGCCGCCTGATCCTGGTGGGCGATGTCAACCAGCTGCCCAGCGTCGGGCCGGGCAACGTGCTGGCCGACCTGATCAACTCCGAGCGGGTGCCGTGCGCCGTACTGACCCATATTTTTCGGCAGGCGCAGGAGAGCTTCATCGTGGTCAACGCCCACCGCATCAACAGCGGGCAGTTCCCCCGGCAGCATCCGTGCCAGGCTCCTGAGGCGGATTTTTTCTGGATACCGCAGGAGGACTCGGCCAAGGTCCAGAAGCTCATCCTCGACAGCGTCTGCGAGCGCATCCCGGAGCGGTACGGGCTTGACCCCCGGCGCGACATCCAGGTGCTCACGCCCATGCACAAGGGCGACGTGGGCACCCAGGCCCTGAATGCGGCCCTGCAGGCGCGGCTCAACCCGCCCGGACCGCATGTCCGCGAACTCAAGCGCAAGTTCGCCACCTACCGGGCCGGTGACCGGGTCATCCAGCTCAAGAACAACTACGACAAGGAAGTGTTCAACGGCGACCTCGGCTGGATCGTGGATGTGGACACCGAGGCCCAGGAGCTGTTGGTGGAGTTCGACGGCAACAACGTCCAGTTCGAGGCGGGGGAGTTGGACGAGCTGGGGCTGGCCTACGCCGTGAGCGTCCACAAGTCCCAGGGCAGCGAATACACGGCGGTGGTCATGCCTATCGTCACCCAGCACTACATGCTCTTGCAGCGCAATCTGCTCTACACCGGCTTGACCCGCGCCCGCGAGCTGGCCGTGCTCATCGGCAGCGAGCGGGCCTTCCAGATTGGCCTGAACAACGCCACCGCAGGCCAGCGGAACACGAACCTGGCCTATCGGCTCCGGAACATGTTCACCCAGAACCGGCTTGTCTGA